The Symphalangus syndactylus isolate Jambi chromosome 8, NHGRI_mSymSyn1-v2.1_pri, whole genome shotgun sequence genome includes a window with the following:
- the CHGA gene encoding chromogranin-A, which translates to MRSAAVLALLLCAGQVTALPVNSPMNKGDTEVMKCIVEVISDTLSKPSPMPVSQECFETLRGDERILSILRHQNLLKELQDLALQGAKERAHQQKKHSGFEDELSEVLENQSSQAELKEAMEEPSSKDAMEKREDSKEAEKSGEATDGARPQALPEPRQESKTEGNSQAPVEEEEEEEEEEEEEATNTHPPASLPSQKYPGPQAKGDSEGLSQGLVDREKGLSAEPGWQAKREEEEEEEEAEAGEEAVPEEEGPTVAPNPHLSLGYKEIRKGKSRSEALAVDGAGKPGAEEAQAPEGKGEQQHSRQKEEEEEMAVAPQGLFQGGKSGELEQEEERLSKEWEDSKRWSKMDQLAKELTAEKRLEGQEEEEENPDSSMKLSFRARAYGFRGPGPQLRRGWRPSSREDSLEAGLPLQVRGYPEEKKEEEGSANRRPEDQELESLSAIEAELEKVAHQLQALRRG; encoded by the exons TCACTGCGCTCCCTGTGAACAGCCCTATGAATAAAGGGGACACCGAG GTGATGAAATGCATCGTTGAGGTCATCTCCGACACACTTTCCAAGCCCAGCCCCATGCCTGTCAGCCAGGAATGTTTCGAGACACTCCGAGGAG ATGAACGGATCCTTTCCATTCTGAGACATCAGAATTTACTGAAGGAGCTCCAAGACCTCGCTCTCCAAG GTGCCAAGGAGAGGGCACATCAGCAGAAGAAACACAGCGGTTTTGAAGATGAACTCTCGGAGGTTCTTGAGAACCAGAGCAGCCAGGCCGAGCTGAAAG AGGCGATGGAAGAGCCATCCTCCAAGGAtgctatggagaaaagagaggattccaaggaggcagagaaaagTGGTGAAGCCACAGACGGAGCCAGGCCCCAGGCCCTCCCGGAGCCCAGGCAGGAGTCCAAGACTGAGGGGAACAGTCAGGCCCccgtggaggaagaggaggaggaggaggaggaggaggaggaggaggccaccAACACCCACCCTCCAGCCAGCCTCCCCAGCCAGAAATACCCAGGCCCACAGGCCAAGGGGGACAGTGAGGGCCTCTCTCAGGGTCTGGTGGACAGAGAGAAGGGCCTGAGTGCAGAGCCagggtggcaggcaaagagagaagaggaagaggaggaggaggaggcggaggctggagaGGAGGCTGTCCCCGAGGAAGAAGGCCCCACTGTAGCGCCGAACCCCCACCTGAGCCTTGGCTACAAGGAGATCCGGAAAGGCAAGA GTCGGTCGGAGGCTCTGGCTGTGGATGGAGCTGGGAAGCCTGGGGCTGAGGAGGCTCAGGCCCccgaagggaagggagagcagcAGCATTCCCggcagaaagaggaggaggaggagatggcgGTGGCCCCACAAGGCCTCTTCCAGGGTGGGAAGAGCGgggagctggagcaggaggaggagcggCTCTCCAAGGAGTGGGAGGACTCCAAACGCTGGAGCAAGATGGACCAGCTGGCCAAGGAGCTGACGGCTGAGAAGCGGctggaggggcaggaggaggaggaggagaacccGGACAGTTCCATGAAACTCTCCTTCCGGGCCCGGGCCTACGGCTTCAGGGGCCCTGGGCCACAGCTGCGACGAGGCTGGAGGCCATCCTCCCGGGAGGACAGCCTTGAGGCGGGCCTGCCCCTCCAGGTCCGAGGCTACCccgaggagaagaaagaggaggagggcaGCGCAAACCGCAGACCAGAG GACCAGGAGCTGGAGAGCCTGTCGGCCATCGAGGCGGAGCTGGAGAAAGTGGCCCACCAGCTGCAGGCGCTGCGGCGGGGCTGA